The Patescibacteria group bacterium genome contains the following window.
CTCCTAAATACCATAAAACTCGCTTTTCTTTTGGATAACTTGGTTTTAAAGGCATATATTTGTTTATTAGTTAACAGTGTTACCCCTAAGTATACCAAGTGTTACCTATTAGTGTTAACTGTACAAAATATTGACAAAAAACATAATTTGTAATATAATCTAGAGTTAACAAGTATTAAAAAATGGAAGAAATAAAACAACAAAAAAGAGAAAATTATCTAAGAACAGGAATATATACATTCTTTGTTGTTTTATTTTATGCATTACTTATCTATGCAAATAAGGCTAGAGCCCTAGAAGTAAAAGAAGAATATCCCAAAATTGCAAATTACTTTTTGAACTGGTCAATAAATGAAAATGAAATAAAAGAACTCGCAAAATGGGATATATTAATTTTAGACATAGAAAATCAAAATAGTCCCGAAAAAATAAAAAAAATCAGAGAAATTAATCCTAAAATAATAATACTTGCATATATCACTCCACAAGAAATAAATATCGAATGTAAAAAAGAAACACCACTAAGATGTGAGCTATTATCACAAATAAATTCTGGATTTTATTTAAAAGATCAAAATGAACAAAAATTAAGTTTTTGGGATGGAACAAATCTTCTAAATATTGCTGACAATTCACAAAATAGTTGGAATAATACATTTTCTAATTTTATAAATAATAAAATTTTATCTAGCAATATTTGGGATGGAATTTTTTATGATAATTTGTGGGACAATGTATCTTGGATAAACAATGGAAATATAGATAGCAACAACGACAACAGAAAAGATGATCCAAATTTTTTAGATAACAATTGGAAAAATGGAATTATAAAAATATTAAAAGCCACAAAAAAAGACAACTCCATAATACTTGGAAACTCCGCTACAAATTTAGAATATTATGATTATATAAATGGTAGAATGTTTGAAAGTTTTCCAGCAAAATGGGAAAACAACGGCGATTGGGAAAGTCTTATGGAAAAATATATTAATAAATATCCAGAAAAAGCACAATTGCCAAACATATTTATAGTAAATTCAAACACAGATGATACTGGAAATATGAACAATTACAAAAAAATGCGATTTGGTCTTACCAGTACTCTGCTTGGTGATGGATATTTCTCTTTTGACTCTGGAGAAAAAGCTCACTCTCAAACTTGGTGGTATGATGAATACAAAGTAAATCTTGGAAAATCAGAATCAGAACCATATAATATTTTAGAAAATGACAATACTTTGAAAAATAGCCTGTGGAGAAGAGATTTTGAAAATGGAATAGTATTGGTAAATTCTACAAATGAAGACAAAATTTTTATTTTTGATAGAGAAACGTTTGAAAAAATAAATGGCACACAAGACAAACAAATAAATGATGGCTCAAAAATAAATTATATAAAAATATCTGCACATGATGGAATAATACTTTTAAAAGTTGATAAGAAAATTATAAATAACACTTATATAAATGGAAGTTTTGTAAGGGTATTTGATAATATAGGAAGTAAAAAATATAATGGATTTTTTTCATACAAAGCTAGATTTGAAGGAAGTATAAAAATACTTGAAACAGATTTAGACAAAGACAAAAAAAATGAAATACTAACAAGTAAAAATGGAAAAATAGATGTTTACAAAACTGGAAACTTGATAAATAGTTTTTTTCCATACACTGAA
Protein-coding sequences here:
- a CDS encoding putative glycoside hydrolase translates to MEEIKQQKRENYLRTGIYTFFVVLFYALLIYANKARALEVKEEYPKIANYFLNWSINENEIKELAKWDILILDIENQNSPEKIKKIREINPKIIILAYITPQEINIECKKETPLRCELLSQINSGFYLKDQNEQKLSFWDGTNLLNIADNSQNSWNNTFSNFINNKILSSNIWDGIFYDNLWDNVSWINNGNIDSNNDNRKDDPNFLDNNWKNGIIKILKATKKDNSIILGNSATNLEYYDYINGRMFESFPAKWENNGDWESLMEKYINKYPEKAQLPNIFIVNSNTDDTGNMNNYKKMRFGLTSTLLGDGYFSFDSGEKAHSQTWWYDEYKVNLGKSESEPYNILENDNTLKNSLWRRDFENGIVLVNSTNEDKIFIFDRETFEKINGTQDKQINDGSKINYIKISAHDGIILLKVDKKIINNTYINGSFVRVFDNIGSKKYNGFFSYKARFEGSIKILETDLDKDKKNEILTSKNGKIDVYKTGNLINSFFPYTESFKKEISFTTNDINNDGNVEIITGAGPGGGPHIRVFNSNFEVISQFFAYDKNFRGGVSVATGDVNNDGNVEIITGAGPGGGPHIRVFNSNFEVISQFFAYDKNFRGGVSVATGDINEDNKTEIIIGLIINKKLEIKIFDNTGKLLNNFVAGDFTDITKIQIMSYDIDNDEKNEILVGTTSF